The following nucleotide sequence is from Pseudomonas putida S13.1.2.
CGCCTGCGCAACCTGTTCGACGACCCGCTGTTCGTTCGCACCGGCCGCAGCATGGAACCCTCGGCGCGGGCTCACGAGATATTCGCCCTGCTGTCCCCGGCGCTGGATTCGATTTCCACCGCGGTCAGCCGCGCTGCCGAGTTCGACCCCGCCACCAGCAACGCGGTGTTCCGCATCGGCCTGTCGGACGATGCCGAGTTTGCCCTGTTGCCACAGCTGCTTAAACGCATCCGCGCCGAAGCGCCGGGCATCGTGCTGGTGGTGCGGCGGGTCAATTACCTGCTGATGCCGACGTTGCTGGCCTCGGGCGAGATTTCGGTGGGGGTCAGCTACACCAGCGAACTGCCCGCCAACGCCAAGCGCAAGGTGCTGCGCCGTAGCATGCCGAAGCTGCTGCGTGCCGACAGCGTGCCCGGCAGCATCACCCTGGACGACTTCTGCGCACGGCCCCATGCGCTGGTGTCGTTTGCCGGTGACCT
It contains:
- a CDS encoding LysR family transcriptional regulator; translation: MNRNDLRRVDLNLLIVFETLMHERSVTRAAEKLFLGQPAISAALSRLRNLFDDPLFVRTGRSMEPSARAHEIFALLSPALDSISTAVSRAAEFDPATSNAVFRIGLSDDAEFALLPQLLKRIRAEAPGIVLVVRRVNYLLMPTLLASGEISVGVSYTSELPANAKRKVLRRSMPKLLRADSVPGSITLDDFCARPHALVSFAGDLSGFIDEALEEIGRKRHVVLAVPQFNGLGSLLAGTDIVATVPDYTADVLTAAGGLRAEDLPIPVRSFELHMAWRGAQDNDPAERWLRSRIQMFFGDPESL